The following are encoded together in the Gemmatimonadota bacterium genome:
- a CDS encoding tetratricopeptide repeat protein, translating to MPWIYSAAFMALALHSNPHHYAAILRVRGLHYAREGDNDKAMEAYKAAIRIRSDHYFAWESLGALEEQLGNIKMAAYCFDRASALLPTNSVYAYHLSRLLLKMEEHKAALHHIDRALDVVSKPDDHRVILILKSEILKAMGREQESREILNVAETDPHLNNANPKFWRDKGKAFYKKRLYAQALEAFDQAIDLDPKDTTAWQWKAAIYLEQKFYDQAIDAYDQILAYSPDNPNIVLLKGQAYAEAKQFEAALEIFDRAIGAGLDGPTKALDRNETASSYQTLLLKQKASALIDLERYDEALDVFETAIEKSPQDVSLQNSKGVVLLMMERFEDAIKCFDDALRMDPDSTLAAFAWNNKGWALYSLKQYDEALTAFDQALMLKDDYHLALYNRARVYVFLGNRDSAVSSLQRAIVLNPDYKKGMQSDEAFQVLKDLEVFK from the coding sequence TTGCCCTGGATTTACTCCGCTGCATTCATGGCACTTGCTCTGCATAGCAATCCACACCACTATGCTGCTATCCTGAGAGTCCGCGGTCTCCACTATGCCAGGGAAGGGGATAACGACAAGGCTATGGAAGCATATAAGGCTGCAATTCGGATCCGATCTGACCATTACTTTGCCTGGGAGTCACTCGGTGCTTTGGAAGAGCAGTTAGGCAATATCAAGATGGCGGCGTATTGTTTTGATAGAGCCAGTGCGCTACTCCCAACGAATTCAGTTTACGCCTATCACTTGTCGCGTTTGCTTCTCAAGATGGAAGAGCACAAGGCGGCACTTCATCATATTGATCGCGCACTTGATGTGGTCTCCAAACCAGATGACCACAGGGTGATTCTGATTCTAAAGTCAGAGATACTCAAGGCAATGGGGCGAGAGCAAGAATCTCGAGAAATTCTGAATGTTGCTGAGACCGATCCGCATTTAAATAATGCAAATCCCAAATTTTGGCGTGATAAGGGGAAAGCTTTTTACAAAAAAAGATTATATGCACAAGCCTTGGAAGCATTTGATCAGGCGATAGATTTGGATCCAAAAGATACCACTGCTTGGCAGTGGAAAGCGGCAATTTACCTCGAACAAAAATTCTATGATCAAGCCATTGACGCCTATGATCAAATCCTTGCATACAGTCCTGATAATCCGAACATAGTGCTTCTGAAAGGACAGGCCTATGCCGAAGCGAAACAATTTGAAGCGGCACTCGAAATATTTGATCGGGCGATTGGCGCGGGATTAGATGGGCCAACAAAAGCGTTGGATCGCAACGAGACTGCGTCTTCCTATCAGACTTTGTTGCTAAAACAAAAAGCCTCTGCATTGATAGATTTAGAGCGATATGACGAGGCCCTGGACGTATTTGAAACGGCAATTGAGAAATCACCTCAGGATGTCAGTCTGCAGAATAGCAAAGGTGTGGTATTACTGATGATGGAGCGATTTGAAGATGCTATCAAATGTTTTGATGATGCACTTCGGATGGATCCGGATTCTACTCTCGCTGCTTTTGCCTGGAATAACAAAGGGTGGGCATTGTATTCACTAAAGCAATACGACGAGGCACTCACAGCTTTTGACCAGGCACTGATGCTGAAGGATGACTATCACCTGGCATTGTACAATCGCGCTCGTGTCTATGTCTTTTTGGGCAACCGAGATTCCGCTGTTTCTTCCTTGCAAAGAGCGATTGTATTGAATCCCGATTACAAAAAGGGTATGCAATCAGATGAAGCATTTCAAGTCTTGAAAGATTTGGAAGTTTTTAAATAG